One Micropterus dolomieu isolate WLL.071019.BEF.003 ecotype Adirondacks linkage group LG23, ASM2129224v1, whole genome shotgun sequence DNA window includes the following coding sequences:
- the serpinh1a gene encoding serpin H1a, with protein MWVINLVALVLLATSASAATSASADKVLSNHATILADNSANLAFSLYQNMAKEKNVENILISPVVVASSLGLVALGGKASTASQVKTILNAAKVKDEQLHSGLAELLTEVSDPKTRNVTWKISNRLYGPSSVTFVDDFVKSSKKHYNCDHSKINFRDKKSAVNSINEWAAKSTDGKLPEVTKDVEKTDGAMIINAMFFKPHWDEQFHHKMVDDRGFMVSRSYTVSVQMMHRTGLYDFYDDKTNKVSILSMPLAHKKSTVVFIMPYHVEPLERLEKMLTKKQLDTWMGKLQQTAVAVSLPKVSMEVSHDLQKHLGELGLTEAVDKSKADLSNISGKKDLYLSSVFHASAMEWDTDGNEIDTSVFGTDKLKNPKLFYADHPFIFLVKDQKTNSILFIGRMVRPKGEKMRDEL; from the exons ATGTGGGTGATAAACTTGGTAGCCTTGGTCCTCCTGGCCacttcagcctcagctgccaCCTCGGCTTCAGCAGACAAAGTCCTGAGTAACCACGCCACCATCCTGGCTGACAACAGCGCAAACTTGGCTTTCAGTCTGTACCAAAACATGGCTaaggaaaaaaatgttgaaaacatCCTCATTTCCCCTGTGGTAGTGGCCTCCTCTCTGGGTCTTGTGGCTCTTGGGGGCAAAGCCTCCACTGCCTCTCAGGTAAAAACAATTCTGAATGCAGCCAAAGTTAAAGATGAACAGCTGCACTCTGGTCTGGCTGAGCTCCTGACTGAGGTGAGCGACCCGAAGACCCGCAATGTCACCTGGAAGATTAGCAACCGCCTGTATGGACCCAGCTCTGTCACCTTTGTGGATGATTTTGTCAAGAGCAGCAAAAAGCACTATAACTGTGACCACTCTAAGATAAACTTCAGAGATAAGAAGAGTGCTGTGAACTCCATCAACGAGTGGGCGGCCAAGTCTACTGATGGCAAACTGCCCGAGGTCACCAAGGATGTAGAAAAGACTGATGGGGCAATGATCATCAACGCTATGTTTTTCAAAC CTCACTGGGATGAGCAGTTCCATCATAAGATGGTGGACGACCGTGGATTCATGGTCTCCCGTAGCTACACTGTTTCAGTACAGATGATGCATCGCACAG GTCTCTATGACTTCTATGATGACAAAACCAATAAAGTGTCCATCCTGAGCATGCCTCTGGCTCATAAGAAGTCCACTGTGGTGTTCATCATGCCCTACCATGTGGAACCTCTGGAGAGACTGGAGAAGATGCTGACCAAGAAGCAGCTGGATACGTGGATGGGCAagctgcagcagacagcagTAGCCGTGTCTCTGCCCAAAGTCAGCATGGAAGTCAGTCACGACCTGCAG AAACACCTCGGGGAGTTGGGCCTGACGGAGGCTGTGGACAAATCCAAGGCCGACTTGTCTAACATCTCTGGGAAGAAGGACCTCTACCTGTCGAGCGTCTTTCACGCCTCTGCAATGGAATGGGACACTGATGGAAATGAAATTGACACCAGCGTCTTTGGCACTGACAAGCTGAAAAACCCTAAACTGTTCTACGCTGACCACCCTTTCATCTTCCTAGTGAAGGACCAGAAGACAAACTCCATCCTGTTCATTGGCAGGATGGTCAGGCCAAAGGGCGAAAAGATGAGAGATGAATTGTAA
- the LOC123963150 gene encoding glycerophosphodiester phosphodiesterase domain-containing protein 5-like translates to MVKHQPLQVYEKQVFVSFVTGIYGCRWKRYQRSQDDSSRWECTWFVILCSSFFLLLFWAYFWLVARNDFNEFNWSVYNRSGEWKDETIPILASTTVGFSYITFLMILALFHISLGQQLNLYWVHKIGVLATLLTTISGVVSVDDIWGDEWDILLVSLQSTAPFLHIGALATVTAISWLVAGYVVRRERSSFQVMVLVIYIVILLALCLAPLSFNCPCIMDRHNLKPRPDVIGRRGAPMLAPENTIVSFNRALQHGASSLEADVTISADGVPFLMRDHTMRRTTDVSKVFPVRQNDDASFFNWTEIRSLNAGQWFLESDPYWTVETLTARERSRIGNQTVCSLVEMLRLTARANSSALLNIRKPPPEHPRYRNWFMDTFWAVQKAGISQKRVRTVGPSIFVPLIHY, encoded by the exons ATGGTGAAACACCAACCCTTGCAGGTCTATGAGAAGCAGGTCTTTGTGTCCTTTGTCACTGGGATCTATGGTTGCCGCTGGAAACGCTACCAGCGTTCCCAAGACGACAGCTCCAGG TGGGAGTGTACATGGTTCGTCATCTTGTGCAGctctttctttctgcttctCTTTTGGGCGTACTTCTGGTTGGTGGCTCGAAATGATTTCAACGAATTCAACTG GTCGGTATACAACCGCTCTGGAGAGTGGAAGGATGAGACGATCCCCATCCTCGCATCCACCACCGTGGGATTCAGCTACATCACATTCTTAATG ATTTTAGCACTCTTCCATATATCCTTGGGCCAGCAGCTCAACTTGTACTGGGTTCACAAG ATTGGCGTGTTGGCTACGCTGCTCACCACTATCTCTGGTGTTGTCTCTGTTGATGATATATGGGGAGATGAGTGGGACATCCTGCTTGTATCACTACAG TCCACAGCACCTTTCCTGCACATTGGAGCCCTGGCAACAGTCACAGCTATCAGCTGGTTGGTAGCTGGATATGTGGTCCGCAGAGAGCGATCCA GCTTCCAGGTGATGGTGTTGGTGATCTACATTGTCATCCTCCTGGCTCTCTGTTTGGCACCGCTCTCATTTAACTGCCCCTGCATCATGGACCGCCACAACCTCAAACCTCGACCAGACGTCATTGGCCGACGGGGAGCTCCTATG CTGGCTCCAGAAAACACCATAGTGTCCTTCAACAGAGCCCTGCAGCATGGAGCCAGCTCCCTGGAGGCAGACGTCACGATCAG TGCGGACGGCGTTCCCTTCCTTATGCGAGACCACACCATGAGACGAACCACGGATGTTAGTAAGGTCTTCCCAGTCAGACAGAATGACGATGCCTCTTTCTTCAACTGGACAGAGATTCGCTCTCTGAACGCAGGCCAGTGGTTTTTGGAG AGTGACCCCTACTGGACAGTAGAAACCCTTACAGCCAGGGAACGGAGCAGAATAGGCAACCAGACGGTTTGCAGTCTGGTGGAAATGCTGCGTCTGACGGCCAGGGCTAACAGCTCGGCGCTGCTCAACATCCGGAAGCCTCCACCAGAGCACCCGCGCTACCGGAACTGGTTCATGGACACGTTTTGGGCTGTGCAGAAGGCAGGCATTTCCCAGAAGAGGGTGAGGACTGTAGGTCCCTCCATATTTGTTCCTTTGATTCATTATTAA